The genomic region ATACTCACAAACATGTGCCGCCGCCTGTTATTGAAGAAGGCGAAGTGCTTGCCGCACAGAGGACACTCGTAGCTCGGCCGCGAGGCACTGTGGACGCGCATGTGGAACACCAGGTTGGTCTTCTGGGTGAAGCTCTTCGTGCAACGGTCGCATTTGAAGCGTTTTTCGCCGGTGTGGACCCACATGTGGTCTTTTAGGAGGGCCATGCTCTGTTGAAGGAAAAAGAAGACAGTTTTTCATAACAATTgtatattttaagaataaaactagctgtttcccgcggtttcactcacgtcccgGGGTAACTTCTTCcgaatccaaattaaatatcCTGTGTTACTCCAGGATAATGTAACGCCCTCACAGTGTAATTGTAATTTCGTAACCTTCaaaatacgaaataaaataaatccgtTATAATGCATTTTCTAACACTACTTATAATTCGACAACGGCTGAAATGGTGAGAAGGTAGCTCAGAACTAAAAGATGACCATAGGATGGACCATAGGACTTTTTATTTCCTTTCGGATATGggaagttccctcgggacgcgagtgaaaccgcgacTTGAAGCTAGAatcttttatttgattatttattagcGACCCGCGCCGACTTCACACGGGTTTAACAGAACTTCCCCACCATTTagtggatgttattatacagccatgtattcactgggaaacaattgtttataaacactgtttcagaaacaatatatacgtgtttctgaaacaaataattttgtttcagaaacatataattttgtttctgtggacgaTGTGGACGGCAgaatttccgaaacattgttgctgtaaacatctacgtgatgtttcagaaactgtgtatctgaaacattgtttcccagtgaatacgtggcttaaataaatattaaccttcctcttcaatcactctagatagagttaaaaaaaacagcatcaaaatcgcttgcgtagttttgaagatttaagcgtacaaagggacagaaaaagcgactttgttttatacatgTAATGATGTAAacactgtattaaaaaaaaaacggttgtcTGTAAATTcggtttactgacgatagtcGAACGTGACAACGTCATAAGAAATTGATCGTCAGATGTCGAACGCTGCCGAAAACGGAGGCCGATcatgcctctttgtcgctcgttgcgtgctctcgcttgcacttcaagccgtaaacggaacgcctcagagcgaggtgacgccgcatgagtcatgttttttcgtgcgtgcagccggctccatcgatttataagacgttgtcacgtcaaaatcaaaggcatTGTATAATTGAGTACATAAACATGAATGTTGTTAacagtgtgttctatttttcacctacaaaaaatcggtcaccgatttatCGGACTCACCTGAAATATCTTGCCACACTGCTCACACATACACGGCGTCTTCATGGCGGGGTACTTGGTGCGATTCTTGTCGGGATGAGCGCGTCTGAAGTGTTGAGCGTACACTCTTAGATCACGAAGTTGTATGCCGCACTGGAGAAATAACGAAAAAGAAACGAATCTCAATATTAtcggccttactacaaaaacacttgttttacacttgtctaaaaaaatgtggctgcaaaatgaaccatatgtcaacgtcataatttgacatttttttagacaaggcataaactgacgtttaaaagtttttgtggtaagacggtatatgtttatttttactatatattagaacatatttaaaataaagcaaaatattgtaaaattatgcaCAAAGTGAAGTATTAAacgattaattatttatttactatactAAGATTTTTCTATGCTAAACGCATCAAACTCACTGCAGATGAACGTAAGTTAATCGCTCACAAACATACTTAGACATCGAACTGAGAACCTACGTTTTTGAAGTCGGTAGAAAATTTTAATCATTATCATATTCAATTGGTTACTATTATGTAgtgttgatgtttttttttaattgactacatacatatatatgttaACTAGCACTACTACATAGCTGGTAcgcagctgaatccggttagactgcaagccgacccaaacatagcTGGGaagaggctcgggagatgatgactacatatatattttttgggtcGGTCAAAAGTTAGCTATAGCATTTTCTGTAAAATTAACCAGTAATTTTATTAACCTGTTTAGTAGGTACTATTATTAACCTGTTAATTTGGACATGAATAGTTAAGTACCTGTTCACAGTTAACCGGTGGGTGCGGCTCGCGGTCGAGTGTCGTTCGCGGGTGTATGACCGGTCGTCTCTCTATTCGTCGCATAACTCTGCCGTTGCGTTCTGTGTTCATACTTTGAGAGTCGTTGCGGATTCTATTACTGttgacaaaaaataacaataattatcattatGTAGTTGAAATACTcatatttaacataaaaaagccTCAATATCTTGTATAAAAAGTTGGTTAACAATGATATATTTCATTAGGAGTCCTTCTGTCTTTtgaaaggcacgttaaactggtgggtcccggctgtcatttgaacatccttggtagtcgttaagggtagtcagaagctagtctaaccaagaggtattgggttgcccgggtaactaggttgaggtcagataggcagtagcttcttgtaaagcactgctactcagctgcatccggttagactgaaagccgaccccaacatagttgggaaaggctaggcagataataatGTACTTACGGGTCATGATCGCTACTGTGTCTCGCAGATAACTTAAGATGTCTCTCATGCGCCTCTTCAGAAATAAATGTAACGTCACACATTTCACAATAAGGCCCTTCCAGTGTTaactgtgaaaataaataataatattagtaatactTTCTatgtacagttatcggcacggataatgagctctcggtggaagagtggggatcgcttagcgcactgtacacttatggcaataaaccaataaatcacttctgcggaggcgaaggtcagggctcaatatccatgccgatgattataatgttataaatgtgaatgtttgtACATATGTAGGGATGTTTGTTCTTCTTTAACGCAAAAACTACTAATGAAACTTGGAAGTATCATAGCTGAAATAACAGAATTACACATAGGCCTTTTTAGACGGGTGTGGGGAAGTACTTGCTTCAAAAAGTGGGGATACCCCTGGGCGAAAACTAgtattacttaaaaaaagttGCCCTCAATTTTACGAAACACtcattctaatattttttttgtctgaaattGGACCTATAgttgatgatgaaaatatgaaaagtggTTCATCAGTTTTTGAGTTAATTGGTTAAAGACAAAGGAACACAGTAGAAGCCTATGATGTATTTTCATAACTAGGTCCCGTGTATCGAGTGGACTACTtcacgcacctggataaaaaatagaaaagtatTTATAGTAAGTATACCTTTCATCGATAAATGAACcatctaacagtgaaagatttattcaaacaggctattatttcattcaaacaAGCACACTCTAAGGCTTTATattacactagcttctgccagcggtttcacccgcatcccgtgggaactacttcccctaccgggataaaaagtagcctatagccttcctcgataaatgggctatctaacactgaaagaaattttcaaatcggaccagtagttcctgagattagtgcgttcaaacaaacaaactcttcagctttataatattagtatagaagtaaagAAATTATCGATAAAACTCACCGTTTTATCGACAAGTCGATGTTTCTTCTTCTTGTGGACATCGATACCCTTTTTACTGACAAAAGTATACCCACAGAGTTCACAAACAAAGTCTGATACATGCTTTATTCTTATATGACCCATATATGTTGTTAACTtactgtaaacaaaaaataataataattaaataatttagcacATTGGGAGTCCTCCTAGCCAATTacacaagggaacaagatttttgttgcatgaaatattacgaccaattttgtatatttttgggctGCTAATTGAAGATCTGAATTCAGAATTTCTGtatcagctttagtttttgagatatcaacaaaacgtgattttcaagaaaaacacaattttattaacaaaaaacagcaGAAGAACAACAATTAAGCATCAAAAAATGCTctgatttatgttatttaattgtaacTAGTTCGAACATATGGTCAATAGCTGTATCTCAAAAgctaaagctgttagaaaaaaaatttgggtagatttgaaatcagcgacctcgtattagtaaacaaaagtcataaaatgtcATGCAAcacaaaaaaagtcttattttgttcccttgtgttatcGGCAACGGCGGctattctcatttaaggagatcagccagctgcgcaggacatattatagtttgggcacatttgcttggactgcggtgcactcactatcccttcactctcatagcgcgatgggacgacaatccgatactaccggagagagatcacaagcagcaTTTACGTGCGTAATTATGTAGATTtgatttgtaataaattgtctaatgtaaatatctatgtagataaaagttatctatgtacaaaaaaataagtaaaggtAAACAGTTTcgataggactttttacacaatttatagttaccggcacgaatcttgagctgtgaccttcacctgcgcagaagtgatttattgggtcccttttgtggtatgaagtgaggcgcgggggcgggctaaagcggtgattggcccgcagtgcatcgcgtcatagccgtcactcgggattggttctttgctaataaatcacttctgcgcagatgtaggtcagagctcaagattcgtgccgatgactaTAAGTGCCTACTGAAATGAAGTGTAGACTTAAGTCGGTTAAATAGTTTTAGATTACTTACTCAAACTCGCTAGCACAATGTGGACATTGATATTTAGTTCCCGCGTGCCATTTCTCGTGTTCTCTTGCTACGCCtctgtaataaaacaaattatattcatcatctgcctagacatTTCATCAGctgggtcggcttctagtctaaccggatgcggatGCGgctgactgcctatctgacctcctcaacccagttaccagggcaacccaacaccctttgataagactgtttgtcagacttactggcttctgactacgcgTAACGATTTTGACGTTAAGGTGATCAGAAAGGTAGTCGccccttgtggcacactggtattcagctgcatctcgTTAGACTGGAAATCGACCCCAACTTAATCGGGAAAAGACTCGGAAGATGAAACACAAGATGGTATAAGACTGTACAAAGGAGTCAgggcattaaatattttatttacataaaaaaattaaaaactaacatCCACCAGCGTTAGTTACTATCACCTGCATCCAatgggaactacttcacgcaTCCAGATAAAAGTAGTCTTCCCCATACAAGTGAGCTTCCTAGCACTGAATATCTTTTTTCAAGCAAACAACATCTTcaacttcataatattagtatagatcactgacctctatatttaccactggacaggctgttgtcaacgtgcttttgtgcccgtttgataatcgccattttggcgctgttagacgtagcgagtgtccatcatccttcgagccttttcccaatcatgttgaggtcggcttccagtctaaccggatgcagctgagtaccagtgctttacaagaagcgactgcctatctgacctcctcaacccagtaacccgggcaacccgatactaaaattattttacagtgaaccaatgaacaaacacttctctcacagccatttgaaattctacgtcaaaattagttctgtggacactcgcttagacgatattggctcttcaaatgggcacaaaaaattgctgtcaaacggAACAGGcggtccagtggtaaatatagaggtcagtggtaTAGATATATATCATACCTATTTCTGGTGACAAACGGACATCCCTTACAACTGTACTGTTCAGTATGTTGAGCTGTCAGATGTTTCCTGAGCGCTCGACTAGTTTTGAGCCGCGTCTTACATATGAAACACTCGTATGCTCCACTTTgctgtaacaaaatatattattaaagtttaatttagatATACACATTACAcagttatcatcatcatcataaccctgcccttatcccaattttatttggggtcggcacggtataaaacaattattaattaaattataaaacaaaaattataaaaacgtgACCTTTGAACGCATTTCAAAGTAGATTCAAGAGCAGTTGCATTATTTATGTGCTTTTCAGTCGTTTTTATACGAGTACCTAATTTAACTTTTCTTTCAACTAACTTCTTTTTATACCTTCCTCAGGAGATGCAACTTTTTAAGGGTCCTcaaagtattataatataataaaatagtcaAGACGCGTCCGCAATGCATACGTAACGCGTCCGTAACGTGTTGACCACGCGTCTTCAACGAACTCACAACGCGTCCGCAACTAATTTGCCACGCGTCAGCAACGAAACCGGTCAAACGACATTAAATGGGGTGGGAGATGAAATAGTTTAGAGACATGAGTTGGGGGGAAAATGAAATGGGTTTGtgtctgtgtttttttttatatttaactgaaAAGAAATACTCACCTCGCTATGTCTAACAGCATGCGCAGTATATCTGTCTTTGATCAGAAACCCGCGATAGCAAACAGTACATTTATAAGGTGCGCTAATATAGTTAGCACTTTCCTGTCGTTTGCATATCTCTTCTATTTGTTGATCgtatgtaaatgtaatatatGATGAGGGACAATGAAATGTGTGATAGGGGAAAATGAACTATGTGATGGGGGAAAATGACATATTTGATGGGGAACAATGAGATATGTGATGGGGGACAATGTAATATGTGATGGGGGAAAATATAGTGTGATGGGGGCAATGTAAAGTGTGATGGGGGAAAATGTAACATGTGATGGGGGACAATGTTATATATGATGGGGGGAAATGAACTATGTGATGGGGGAAATGAACTTTGTGATGGGGAAACATGAAATATATGATGGGGGACAATGAAATGGGTTAGAGACATATGATGGGGGGAAATAAAATCATCGTTTACTCACCTCGCTATGTCTAACAGCATGCGCAGTATATCTGTCTTTGATCAGAAACCCGCGATAACACACGGTGCATTTATAAGGTGCGCTAATATAGTTAGCACTCTCCTGTCGTTTGCATATCTCTTCTATTTGTTGATCGTATGTGAGAGACGTTATTGTAAATAGAGATTCGTCTAAAGCTTCGTTTGTACGACGGCGTTTGACGTCTGTTTTCTTGTATCTGAAAAGAGTAAAGAAAtaagaatgtttttatttcaaaatagctgttttcccgcggtttcacccgcgtcctgtgggaactactatAACATATGGCACTCAGAaacattgtagctatctatcagtgaaTTGTGTGAATTTGAAAAGTGAGAATTTTGGAAATCTGATcagcggttccaaagattaccccctacatacaaacttacaaatacctctttataatattagtatagataggcctttgcaggctattatgaaacgtcacactagttgcacggtaccataaagttggtctcatggagaagcaCCGGCATAtatccatagacactctttttaagaaagttattttatgttcaCAAGGACTcggaaaaaataataagctgATAAGttatataatgaaaaaatatgagtGACCACTCATCTTTCCATCCTTTTTCATCGCCTTCTTCATCATCTCCCAAACCTTTttcccactatgttggggtcggcttccagtctaaccggatgcagctgagtaccagtgtgccacaaggagcgactgcctatctgacctcctcaacccagttacccgggcaacccaataccctttggttagactggcgtcagacttactggcctctGATTACCCATAGCGACTGTTAAGAATGCGCTTTCTTGTAgttcagttactagaactaacgaggcgttcgggttccttgtcaaataaaaggttaaggaaaacatctcgagcaaacctggactataaagtctgaaatcaccaacctgtattgagcaagcgtggtgattagtGCACAATCATTCTCTGTGtgtgaggaggcctgtgctatgacgatcaaaaataatattaaaaaccttaCCTATCACTAGTTAAATCCGGATCATCTTCTtcatcaattttctttttcaccTTCTTCACGACTTTAACCTTTTTCTTCTTCACTTTAGGCTTAACCTTCTTCTCTAGAACTTCGCTCAAaaccttatcatcatcatcgtcaaaATGATCACCATCATActcatcaaaaaatatattattcgaaGTTTCATCTTTGATTTCAATTTCGGCTATAGGTGCTAGACTTTTCActtcaatttctaaattctcattaatattaataatattgtcgtCTATTTGTTCGTCAATATCAATGTTCGAATCTTCGGTTTTAATGCTCAAATCTATATGTAAATCATAGTCGTtgttttcatatattttgtgTATCAAATTTGAAGTTAAGCCGTTGTGAGATCggttaattgattttatatcgCGGATTTTTATCTGAAAACAGTCAATAATTAAgggtaaataaagaaaataaagctTGGAAAGAGCTCGTCATCTGGCTagactttttccaactatgttggtgtcggcttccagtccaaccggatgcaGCAACTTAGTAAACCAGTGTGCCACATAAAAAGGACTGTCTGTCTGATATCTATAGCTCTTTGGTCGACCGACCCGAGCAGCTCTTACAACcagagtaaaaagaaaaataatttatttagaaaaacaattattataacaaatataatattataagtttgcCTAACTGCATGACAATTTGTAGGCAGATCTACATAGTTCACTTTATCAACAAATGTAGATAAGTTTGCACATATATGTCGCTTACAGCATGTCATTTATAtacttttgtacaaaaatattactttaaaattttagtaaagtttaatagaataaatgtatatacTCACATACGTATCAGACTGCAATAGATCATGTAGCAAAGCATCGCTTCGCATAGCTTTACTTCTAAAGCGATACGCCGCTAGCAATCGCGCACCACACTCCCAGCAAACGCGCTGTGGTAATCTTTCTTCAGAACTGGCCTagaaataagcaaaaaaatcacaataGGCATgtcatccttggcagtcgttacgggtagtcagaagccagttagtctgacaccagtctaaccaaggggtattgggttgcccgggtaactgggttgaggagatcagatagggcagtcgctgtgtaccagtgctttacaaggagcgactgccatatctgaccacctcaacccagttacccgggcaacccagtaccctcggttagactggtgatcagacctacagtttaacgtgccatccgaaacacagtcattggtgtctaagatatacttagaaagcacatacaaacttagaaaagtagcaTTGGTAGCCTGACCTGAATTCAACTTACCATTAATCCAGTAATTTGTTCGTACATCTGGTCCAGTTTAAATTCCCTTATATGATACATTTTGGCGTCCATTACTAAACATATTCGGCACACCTgaaaaattaacatattatgAATAAACGCCAAGTAATTTTGCATTTCTCAACTTGTCATTAGAtttgaggaaaaaaatatatttgttagaTATAGatgttccgaaactactgaaccgatttgaaaagtctttcactgttgcaaagctttagttatcggcacgaatcttgagcgctgaccttcatctgcgcagaagtgactTATTAGTAAacaaccaatcccgagtgacggctatgacgcgatgc from Helicoverpa armigera isolate CAAS_96S chromosome 31, ASM3070526v1, whole genome shotgun sequence harbors:
- the LOC110382623 gene encoding zinc finger protein 665; this encodes MRCSVQNCSNDTKRTTKSHGITFHMFPKQLSLRSAWVEALGMADWEPKDRSTVCSEHFRNDDFYLTKRGLRRIKCGAVPVVMQDSADDLDAPAALRVCRICLVMDAKMYHIREFKLDQMYEQITGLMASSEERLPQRVCWECGARLLAAYRFRSKAMRSDALLHDLLQSDTYIKIRDIKSINRSHNGLTSNLIHKIYENNDYDLHIDLSIKTEDSNIDIDEQIDDNIININENLEIEVKSLAPIAEIEIKDETSNNIFFDEYDGDHFDDDDDKVLSEVLEKKVKPKVKKKKVKVVKKVKKKIDEEDDPDLTSDRYKKTDVKRRRTNEALDESLFTITSLTYDQQIEEICKRQESANYISAPYKCTVCYRGFLIKDRYTAHAVRHSEQSGAYECFICKTRLKTSRALRKHLTAQHTEQYSCKGCPFVTRNRGVAREHEKWHAGTKYQCPHCASEFDKLTTYMGHIRIKHVSDFVCELCGYTFVSKKGIDVHKKKKHRLVDKTLTLEGPYCEMCDVTFISEEAHERHLKLSARHSSDHDPNRIRNDSQSMNTERNGRVMRRIERRPVIHPRTTLDREPHPPVNCEQCGIQLRDLRVYAQHFRRAHPDKNRTKYPAMKTPCMCEQCGKIFQSMALLKDHMWVHTGEKRFKCDRCTKSFTQKTNLVFHMRVHSASRPSYECPLCGKHFAFFNNRRRHMFIHTGLKPFKCDTCGKCFTTSGEQRAHVEHVHLKKPWPKRSRHRPHEWKCHTPNED